In one Lycium barbarum isolate Lr01 chromosome 7, ASM1917538v2, whole genome shotgun sequence genomic region, the following are encoded:
- the LOC132604475 gene encoding protein GFS12 isoform X3 translates to MQFRWRLIRFKLRTLTALAPVARIGISSSSLVEGIVSEFLAGSLEDHILHSLTLMIEGKGSGRESVNFLSLVGIPSFVEEQFPGCIRHPNISPTLGMLKNSGQLNLLLPKMPHTLENILHFSPGALKSDWHIRYLLFQLLSGLAYMHGLGVSHGNICPSSISLVDSLWCWLPISYKFLQSSDSISKIEGSHDSGVSCCFDGCSLQGLFADLKLSQSTDWHSIFKRWWRGEISNFEYLLILNQLAGRRWGDNTFYIVMPWVIDFSVKPDENNNTGWRDLTKSKWRLAKGDEQLDFTYSTSEIPHHVSDECLSELAVCSYKARRLPLTVLRMAVRSVYEPNEYPSTMQRLYQWTPDECIPEFYCDPRIFYSMHSGMSDLAVPSWAGTPEEFVKLHRDALESDRVSQQLHNWIDITFGYKLFGDAAVAAKNVMLPSSAPTNLKSVGRRQLFTKPHPPRRLATLGIYDKTSEAEIQLPTSDVTEQTLAFETSFLHELEEAATFSEHAPHLDPIYHLDVHEENISPRKTGSSTNTAIPSVIDVNYLLKNIEAGDDVSAGYQALLLWKQKCSCSHVYSEDVANDIFAVGCILAELQLRRPLFDPTSLAVYLESGVLPALVQQLPPDTQVVIESCIQKDWRRRPTAKCLLDSPYFLATIKSSYLFLAPLQLIAKDESRLHYAAAFARRGALKAMGTFAAEMCAPNCLKLVLNPLSDSEAEWGCIVLTEFLRYLKPEAVKKLVIPAIQKILQANGPSHLKVSLLQGSFVLDIWNRIGKQAYVETIHPFVVSNLHGTPCKNSVAAASVLLIGSSEELGIPITVHQTILPLLHCFGKGLSDDGIDVLVRIGSLFGENFIVKQILPLLRIVILSCIDNSFANKNETAQSWSALALIDCLMTLDGLTASLTREVLVKELVEDGKFLYLQVLMQTNLGIQVVEGAVRNLLALCQQIGSDLTVLHVLPKLKQLLDELAFSQEKAGHSNIQGGSLRGPHTEGEEENKITSRSDLVMLLYPSFASLLGIEKLRQCCATWLLLEQLLLRRYNWKWESAGEPSRSGSSSMYARKTTRGESLTSESTPAKMLLNGLGWSTPQSHGKRGAKPPTINRNLSRQNQDSADRNATTSDFSKIEPWYWFPSPAANWSGPDFIGRPGGSKDELPWKIKASVLHSVRAHQGVVRSIAVCQDECNVFTAGVAPGFKGTVQKWELSRIDSISGYYGHEEVVNDISLLASSGRVASCDGTVHVWNGQSGKLISVFSELPTNSVNHTSSLPKASKLNVEQANMLHFNPLSGGDGNLYTSMYYSEYLDNLIVGTGNGSLRFIDVRQGQKLHLWRCEATESNFPSLISSICSCASTKQQYGNPQYPSWVAVGQISGHCRLFDVRSGKIISSWQAHDGFVTKIATPEEHLLVSSSLDRTLRIWDLRRNWKSKPLASRGHTDGVSDFSIWGQNVISISRSKIGLSSLASSSDEDAQQFVTPQYLYTGDRESKNASVLSSINVLPFSRLFVVGTEDGHLKICC, encoded by the exons ATGCAGTTCCGGTGGCGATTGATCAGGTTCAAGCTGAG GACACTGACTGCCCTGGCTCCAGTTGCTCGGATTGGGATTTCTTCATCTTCATTAGTTGAAGGCATTGTATCAGAGTTCTTAGCTGGATCTCTTGAAGATCATATTTTACATTCCCTAACTCTCATGATAGAAGGTAAAGGATCAGGACGAGAGAGTGTGAACTTTCTTAGTTTAGTGGGGATTCCTTCATTTGTCGAAGAACAATTTCCTGGCTGCATAAGGCATCCAAACATTTCTCCAACTTTGGGAATGCTAAAAAATTCCGGTCAACTCAATTTGTTGCTTCCAAAAATGCCACATACCTTGGAAAACATTCTTCACTTTAGCCCTGGTGCCTTAAAGTCTGACTGGCATATCCGGTATTTACTCTTCCAGCTACTATCAGGGTTGGCGTACATGCATGGTTTAGGTGTTTCCCATGGTAATATCTGTCCATCCAGTATATCATTGGTTGATTCCTTATGGTGCTGGCTTCCCATTTCTTATAAGTTCCTCCAAAGCTCTGATTCGATTTCCAAAATAGAGGGTAGTCATGATTCAGGAGTTAGTTGCTGTTTTGACGGGTGCTCTTTACAAGGCCTTTTTGCTGACCTAAAGCTTTCCCAATCTACAGATTGGCATTCTATCTTTAAACGTTGGTGGAGGGGTGAAATAAGTAACTTTGAATATCTTTTAATCTTAAACCAATTAGCAGGGAGAAGGTGGGGTGATAATACCTTTTATATTGTAATGCCATGGGTTATAGATTTTAGCGTGAAACCTGATGAGAATAATAACACTGGATGGAGAGATTTAACTAAGAGCAAATGGCGGCTGGCGAAGGGTGATGAGCAATTGGACTTCACATATTCGACATCTGAAATACCTCATCACGTATCAGATGAGTGCCTCTCTGAGCTGGCTGTCTGCAGTTATAAGGCAAGGAGGTTGCCTTTGACTGTTCTGAGGATGGCTGTTCGTTCAGTTTATGAACCAAATGAATATCCTTCTACCATGCAAAGACTATATCAATGGACCCCAGATGAGTGCATTCCAGAATTTTATTGTGATCCGCGGATATTTTATTCTATGCATTCTGGGATGTCTGATTTGGCTGTGCCTTCATGGGCTGGCACCCCTGAGGAGTTCGTCAAGTTGCATAGAGATGCTTTAGAAAGCGATAGGGTTTCACAACAACTACATAATTGGATTGATATCACTTTCGGTTACAAATTGTTTGGTGATGCTGCTGTTGCTGCCAAAAATGTTATGTTGCCTTCATCCGCTCCTACAAATCTGAAGTCAGTGGGACGCCGACAACTTTTTACTAAACCACATCCTCCTCGGCGGCTTGCCACCTTGGGAATTTATGACAAGACCAGTGAAGCAGAAATACAGCTCCCAACAAGTGATGTGACTGAGCAAACTCTGGCTTTTGAAACTTCATTTTTGCATGAATTGGAAGAAGCAGCTACGTTTTCTGAGCATGCACCTCACTTGGATCCTATCTACCACTTGGATGTTCATGAAGAGAATATTAGCCCCAGAAAAACTGGCTCTAGCACCAATACTGCCATCCCATCTGTTATTGATGTGAATTACCTTCTCAAGAATATTGAAGCGGGTGATGATGTATCTGCGGGATATCAAGCACTGTTGCTTTGGAAGCAGAAATGTTCCTGTTCGCATGTTTATTCTGAAGATGTTGCTAATGATATATTTGCAGTTGGCTGCATCTTAGCAGAACTCCAATTGAGAAGGCCACTTTTTGATCCAACCTCTTTAGCTGTGTACTTAGAGAGCGGTGTCTTACCTGCATTAGTACAACAGCTTCCCCCTGACACTCAAGTTGTTATTGAATCCTGCATCCAAAAGGATTGGAGGAG GAGGCCCACTGCCAAATGTCTTTTGGACTCTCCTTATTTTCTAGCAACAATCAAGTCATCCTATTTGTTTCTTGCCCCCCTTCAGCTTATAGCAAAAGATGAATCACGACTTCATTATGCTGCGGCTTTTGCTCGACGGGGAGCCTTGAAAGCAATGGGAACGTTTGCTGCCGAAATGTGTGCTCCTAACTGTTTGAAATTAGTCTTGAATCCTTTATCAGATTCTGAAGCTGAATGGGGTTGTATAGTACTGACAGAATTTTTGAGGTATCTAAAGCCAGAAGCTGTAAAGAAGCTAGTCATACCTGCTATCCAGAAGATTCTTCAG GCGAATGGTCCTTCACatttgaaggtttctcttctccAAGGTTCCTTTGTGCTGGATATATGGAACAGGATTGGTAAACAAGCATATGTGGAGACAATACATCCATTTGTGGTATCAAACTTACATGGTACTCCTTGCAAGAATTCTGTTGCTGCTGCTTCTGTCCTGTTGATTGGCTCTAGTGAGGAACTTGGTATTCCAATTACTGTTCATCAG ACAATTTTACCTCTCCTTCACTGCTTTGGCAAGGGTCTCAGTGATGATGGAATTGATGTCTTAGTTAGAATTG GTAGTCTTTTTGGAGAAAATTTCATAGTCAAACAGATTCTACCATTACTAAGAATTGTCATTCTTTCGTGCATTGACAATTCATTCGCAAATAAGAATGAAACTGCGCAGAGTTGGAGTGCTTTAGCCCTAATTGACTGTCTAATGACTTTAGATGGTCTCACTGCCTCCTTGACCAGGGAGGTTCTTGTTAAGGAGCTTGTTGAA GATGGCAAATTCTTATATCTTCAGGTTCTCATGCAGACCAACTTGGGAATTCAGGTGGTTGAG GGTGCAGTGAGAAATCTGCTAGCTCTTTGTCAGCAAATTGGATCAGATTTAACGGTGTTGCACGTCCTTCCAAAACTCAAGCAACTTCTTGATGAGCTTGCATTCTCCCAGGAGAAAGCAGGTCATTCTAACATCCAGGGAGGAAGCCTTCGAGGTCCCCATACCGAGGGGGAAGAGGAGAATAAAATTACAAGCCGTTCGGACCTTGT GATGCTTTTATATCCATCATTTGCATCTCTTCTTGGTATAGAGAAGCTTCGCCAGTGTTGTGCCACGTGGTTGCTACTGGAGCAGTTACTTCTGCGCCGTTATAACTGGAAG TGGGAATCCGCAGGGGAACCTTCTCGAAGTGGTTCATCTAGTATGTATGCTAGAAAGACGACTCGTGGTGAGAGCTTAACATCCGAATCTACTCCAGCTAAGATGTTGCTCAATGGGTTAGGGTGGTCAACGCCTCAATCACATGGAAAAAGAGGTGCCAAACCGCCTACGATAAACAGAAATCTGTCTAGACAAAATCAGGATTCTGCTGATAGGAATGCAACAACCTCAGATTTTAGCAAGATTGAGCCCTGGTATTGGTTCCCCAGTCCAGCTGCTAATTGGAGTGGCCCTGATTTTATTGGCCGTCCTGGTGGTTCAAAGGATGAACTTCCATGGAAAATCAAAGCATCTGTTCTGCACTCTGTTCGAGCACATCAAGGGGTGGTAAGGTCTATAGCAGTTTGCCAAGATGAATGCAATGTTTTCACTGCTGGAGTTGCTCCAGGATTCAAAGGAACTGTTCAAAAGTGGGAGTTATCAAGAATTGATTCTATATCTGGTTATTATGGCCATGAGGAG GTTGTAAATGACATTTCTCTTTTGGCATCAAGTGGAAGGGTGGCTTCCTGTGATGGGACAGTACATGTTTGGAATGGCCAATCAGGGAAGCTGATATCCGTGTTTTCAGAGTTGCCTACAAACTCTGTGAATCATACAAGCTCCTTACCAAAAGCTTCAAAGTTGAACGTGGAACAAGCTAATATGCTACATTTCAATCCATTGTCAGGTGGAGATGGTAATCTTTACACTAGTATGTATTACTCAGAATATCTGGACAATCTTATTGTCGGTACTGGAAATGGCTCTCTCAG ATTCATTGATGTCAGACAAGGTCAAAAACTTCATTTATGGAGGTGTGAAGCTACAGAGTCCAATTTCCCTTCTCTAATTTCATCCATATGTTCATGTGCTTCGACTAAGCAGCAATATGGAAATCCTCAATATCCATCTTGGGTTGCTGTTGGGCAAATTTCTGGCCATTGCAGGTTATTTGATGTGAGGAGTGGCAAAATTATTTCCTCATGGCAAGCTCATGATGGTTTTGTTACAAAG ATAGCCACACCAGAAGAGCATTTGCTGGTTTCGAGCTCTCTTGACCGCACCTTAAGGATTTGGGACTTGAGAAG AAATTGGAAATCGAAACCCTTGGCTTCCAGAGGTCACACTGATGGTGTTTCTGATTTCTCCATTTGGGGACAAAATGTGATTTCAATTTCTCGCAGTAAAATTGGGCTTTCTTCTTTGGCCAGCTCTTCGGATGAA GACGCCCAGCAATTTGTTACGCCTCAGTATCTCTACACGGGTGATCGTGAATCAAAGAACGCGTCTGTTTTATCAAGTATAAATGTTTTACCTTTCTCACGGCTTTTTGTGGTTGGAACAGAAGACGGTCATTTGAAGATCTGTTGCTAG